GGAGAGCTCGTCAGTGCCACCTGGGACGAGGCGCTGGATCTGATCGCAGAGCGTCTCAGCTCCTTCAGAGGCGATGAGTTCGGCATGGTGGCATCTGCCAAGTGCACCAACGAGGAGGTGTATCTGGCCCAGAAATTCGCCAGGGTTGTTATGGGCACGAACAACATAGATAACTGCGCAAGGCTCTGCCACGCATCAACGATATCGGGTCTGTCAATTGCGATAGGCAGCGGCGCGATGACCAACTCCATAGATGATATCAGGAGCGCTGAATGCATACTGGTCATAGGATCGAACACCACAGAGCAGCATCCGGTTATAGGCCTTCGCATAAAGGAGGCGAGGCGGAGGGGCGCCAGGATCATCGTGATAAACCCGCGCCGGATCGAGCTGTGCGATATCGCAGACATCTGGCTCAGGAACCGTCCTGGGACAGATCTGCCCCTCATTCTGGGGATGTGCAGATCGATAAAGGATGCAGGGCTCGAGGATGTGGAGTTCATCAGGGACCGCACCGAGGGCTTCGAGGATTTTGCGAGATCCCTCGATGATATTCAGATGGATGCCATCTCCAAAATCACAGGCGTCGAGGAGTCGCTCATCAGAGAGGCCGCGCTGCTCTACGCAAACGGCAAGCCATCCTCCATAGTCTACTCGATGGGCATTACGCAGCATGCCTCAGGAACCGATAACGTGCTTGCGCTCGCGAATCTGGCGATGATGACAGGCAACATAGGCGTGCCCGGCGGTGGGATAAACCCGCTCCGGGGTCAGAACAACGTCCAGGGGGCGTGTGATATGGGAGCGCTCCCGAACATGCTGCCCGGATACCAGAGCGTCCTGAGCGCCGAGGCCAGGGCCATGATCGAGGGGATCTGGGGGATGAGCATACCTGAGCGCCCCGGTCTGACGCTGGTCGAGATGTTCGATGCAGCGAGAAGCGGCAGAATAAAGGCGATGTACATCATGGGAGAGAACCCCGTGCTGAGCGAGCCCGATGCAGGGCATGTCGTCGAGGCGCTGAGGAACCTGGATTTTCTTGTCGTGCAGGACATATTCCTGACGGAGACAGCGCAGCTCGCGGATGTCGTGCTACCGGCCGCATGCTCACTGGAGAAGGACGGGACCTTCACATCCACAGAGCGAAGGGTCCAGATGGTTCGCAGGATCCTGGATCCGCCTGGGGATGCGAGGCCTGACTGGTGGATCCTCCAGGAGCTGGCGCTCAGAATGGGCTACAGAAAGGGATTCTCGTTCAGCTCCACCGCGGAGATAATGCGCGAGATCTCCAGGGTCGCGAGGATATACGGCGGGATATCCCATGAGCGTCTTGAGGGCGGAGGTATACAGTGGCCGTGTCCTGATCCCAGCCACCCCGGTACACCGTACCTGCACAGGGATGGGTTCGCAAATGGAAGAGGCAGATTCAGAGTCCTGAGATACAGGCCCCCTGAGGAGATTCCGGACAGCGAGTATCCAATGGTGCTCCTGACAGGGAGGATTCTCTATCACTACCACACAGGCACGATGACAAGAAGGGTCCACGATCTGGAGTACCTGCGAGGAGAGGAGGTGGTTGAGATAAACCCGGAGGACGGAACGGCCCTCGGGATAAATGATGGTGATACTGTGGAGGTCTCATCTAGGCGTGGATCTGTCAGGGCGAGGGCCAGGCTCACAGACAGGTCTCCGAGAGGGACTTTGTTCATGACCTTCCACTTCTCTGAGACCCCAACAAATGTATTAACATCCAGGTTCCTAGATCCTGTGGCAAAGATACCCGAGCTCAAGTTCTGCGCGGTTCGCATAAAAAAGATCCAGGAGTCGCAGCATGTACAGGATATGTGAGAAAGAGGTTCTTGCTCCCAACATAATACACATGCGCTTCGAGGCGCCGCGGATCGCCGGGGCTGCACGTCCGGGGCAGTTTCTCATACTCAGAGTGGATGAGAGGGGCGAGAGGCTGCCCCTGAGCCTGGCAGGATGGGACCCGGAAAGGGGCACCGTTGACGTCGTCTTTTACGTTCTCGGCACGAGCACGATGAAGCTCGCATCCCTGAAGGAGGGGGACCACGTGCTCAATCTGGCAGGCCCGCTGGGTGAGCCGACGGAGATATCCCGTTTTGGTGATGTGATATGCGCCTGTGGATGCTTCGGGATCGGGCCGACCATCCCTCTAATAAAAGCTCTGAGGGATGCAGGC
The sequence above is drawn from the Methanothrix sp. genome and encodes:
- the fdhF gene encoding formate dehydrogenase subunit alpha, yielding MDEICLTIDGVEVRVPSRTTILNAARKAGIYIPALCDHPDLKPIGICKLCIVEIAGWETYPTACTTYAESGMVVRTSTPEIQDIRRNTLELLLAITSHPVSCLICERKRDCSELKECMRKFPATVGCKYCPKDGECEIQMAADHLGLERIRYPVSYKGMPVLREPFFDRDYNLCIMCGRCARICSELRGEGVLQMIADYHRGSRIGPESLIDSNCKFCGACVDACPTGALYARIEKWERADRSVVTTCPFCGVGCQMEVGARNNHIVRVRGHRDGANEGQLCVKGRFGLEFAESPDRLRTPMIRRDGELVSATWDEALDLIAERLSSFRGDEFGMVASAKCTNEEVYLAQKFARVVMGTNNIDNCARLCHASTISGLSIAIGSGAMTNSIDDIRSAECILVIGSNTTEQHPVIGLRIKEARRRGARIIVINPRRIELCDIADIWLRNRPGTDLPLILGMCRSIKDAGLEDVEFIRDRTEGFEDFARSLDDIQMDAISKITGVEESLIREAALLYANGKPSSIVYSMGITQHASGTDNVLALANLAMMTGNIGVPGGGINPLRGQNNVQGACDMGALPNMLPGYQSVLSAEARAMIEGIWGMSIPERPGLTLVEMFDAARSGRIKAMYIMGENPVLSEPDAGHVVEALRNLDFLVVQDIFLTETAQLADVVLPAACSLEKDGTFTSTERRVQMVRRILDPPGDARPDWWILQELALRMGYRKGFSFSSTAEIMREISRVARIYGGISHERLEGGGIQWPCPDPSHPGTPYLHRDGFANGRGRFRVLRYRPPEEIPDSEYPMVLLTGRILYHYHTGTMTRRVHDLEYLRGEEVVEINPEDGTALGINDGDTVEVSSRRGSVRARARLTDRSPRGTLFMTFHFSETPTNVLTSRFLDPVAKIPELKFCAVRIKKIQESQHVQDM